In Megalops cyprinoides isolate fMegCyp1 chromosome 8, fMegCyp1.pri, whole genome shotgun sequence, the genomic stretch AGTGAATTCAATTTAAGTACGCCAAAAGCAATCTAGTAAAACATTTGCCAGAATTAAACTTCAGCCTTCTGTTTATAGTAAATAATCTGAAAATATGTCATTCATGTGATGATATGAATTCAATATTGTGATCTTTACATTAAAAGATAAAGATATGACTTTCATCTGGTGTTCAGTGGAAGTCAGTCTTTGACCAGATTCTGCTGTAATAGGAGGatgaagatattttttttcttaaaaatgttcttttatgtGTTCTATTTAAATCTGCAAATGCACAACAGCGCCACCCTTCTAAACAAATGGTTATGTTCACGCTTTTATTTGCTGAAGTTCTGCATGGGCTAacttctctctgtgttcactCTCACTGAAGTCAAACTCTTTCTCCTGTAACTTTCACTTAATTTGCTGGTGTTTCCCCTGTGCTTTTTATGTGGCTTTCTGCTTGTTCAATTGACTTGGCTGAAGACCGATGCAGGAGCGCCAGTGCTCCAGCTTTAGGTATCGTACTCTGcagaaacaaatgcatgcattcagGTCCTGCTTCTCCCAGTTTCACACTACCATCTCTGATCAGCAGTAATGGGTGGCCCTGTCCATTTCTCACCCATAACCACAGCATTTACTATGCCCAGTGCTGTAATGACTTTCAAATTGGCACAGGAGTGACTGCTTTTAAGTTTTAAGGTTACTGTGCATTTTGGGTACAGAGAAAGTTGTAGCTAGAGGTTAAACCCATGACCCTTCTGCAGTGACAGACATGGCCAGAGCTGGTTTAACTCCTTCTTTCTGCCTTAATGCACAGACTTCTGGTCTACTCCAAATTCATAACTAAAAGTTACAACCTGTCATCATAGAGTGAAAAGGGTTACAACAGTTACCgtttcaaattcatttcaaggaAAACCATGAACTGTGTGTAATTAGTTCCTCATGAAATGTTTAGTATAAAATGAATAGCTAGAATTCTTGATAGTATGACATATTGGCATTTCTCACTGAAGTGTTTAAGATATTAACAGAATCTCACTGGCAGCACACAAATTTCCTCCATGTAAAATTTTTCCTAAATTTTTGAGActaacagtgcatttttttctctgtatctTGCATTGCTTTCATCTGGCTCAGCATCTCGTGGGAAACATGACCTTTTTGGAGGTGGTGGGTTGGCCTGTGCATGTCCTTTTGCATGACcaaattttcagatttattcaaaatattcaatgcaccccccccccccccccccccccgcaaaaaaagcatgcatgttTCTAGACAGCTGACATGCAGAATCTAATGAAAAGAaactgtttttccctgtttgtaGGGAAGACGGAAAAAATGGACGACACAACATCGTCCGATCTCTCGCCTTTGTCATCTGGAGTCGATTCGGGGCAGCAGTCTCCCGTCTCCCCAGAGAATAAAAAGAACCAGAAGGGCATCAAGAAGTTTTGGGGAAAGTGAGTTCAGTCACcatacatgaacacactcaGTGTGCACTGTTGTATGATGCAGTCCATgtgcaatataaatatgaattcagCAAGCAGACTTCAATATGTTTATGCAGTTGTGATGTGGTAGCAATGTAATGCCAGTGTTGGCCTGTCAGGGGCAGTCATTTCCAAACCCGTATAGGAAACTGGATGGTCAGTTACTGGTATCTCCTCATTAAACAAGGTTAGCAAGTTGGCTAACACCTCTGTAATGAATCAGCTGTTGTCTTGGTGTGCCCATTATACACATAGTAAAAAAGTACAAACCATCTTCTTATTCCTACACCATTCTTTCTACAGAATTGCAGCAAGTTGAtgacatttcagctgttttacCTTTTCACCTTTTAGCAAAGTTTGAAACAAGAAGGCCATCATCAAATTTGAATGTTCCACAAAAACATTGAAACTGCTAGGTAACAGGCAGAAGACTTCCGTATTTGTAAATtctttgatttcagttttttactgtcacttttaaataaattcagtaGTTTTATTTCCAGCACGATGCCTGTAAGTTTCTGCTAGTTTGCTGATATTGTGCACACTTTAAAACCAGGCAGTGAAGTAGATGGCAGACAGCAGTGCAGTTTGTTGGAGGACAAATGACAGGTTACAGAGTTCAATAATGACATTAGCTAGAGCAACACATGTTGATGGTGTGACTCTGTCCTGTGCACATTCCACCCCAGAATAAGGAGAACCCAATCAGGCAGCCTGCACGGGGACGACCTGGAGACCACAGAGTTTCGGAGGGGAGGGCTCCGAGCCACAGCCGGCCCGCGACTGGCCCGCACGAGTGATGCTGGGAGTTCTGTGCGGTAAGCACAAACACCCCACCCCATTCATTAAGGGCTCTTACATCACAACCCACAGAATTCAGTACAGACAAGTTTAGGAAACAGAATAGATATGTTGTGAAACGAAAGATGTGAAATGCACTCAAACAGAATATTGAGTTTGTTTGGGCTGTGTTCTGCATCGCTGCTTCTAATTCAGCATTCCAATTTATGGGTTATGGCAATTCCTTGTTTGACATTGGAAAATTACATGCTTAGTGATACAGTTAAATTGGATTAAATGTGATGAAAGCAGGCAGTAATATTAattcattgtatttgttttaatggctGTCTGTCCCGCAGAGACAAGAATACTCCCTTTTCCAAGTGGACGACGGAGCAGGTGTGTGGTTGGCTGGAGGACTATGGTCTGGGGCAATATGTGAATTTAGCCAGGCAGTGGGTCAATGACGGTCAGACCCTTCTCTCTGCCACTCCCCAGGATTTAGAAAAGGTGGGCACACGATTCAGTTCTCCTTTCCCAAATAAACCAGCAACTGCTCACCTTTCTGTCAGGTGCTTTTTCACAAGTTCACACATCAAGACTCATATATGCGTAATTCCTGCATGGAATAACATGCTGTTCTGACTCAATCTGTTCTTAAAAATACAGAGTGTGAGAATGACCACATTTACTACAACACCAATGACCCCAGCTGCATATGCACTTCCTGCACTTATGCAATGATTatacaacatttacatatttcatcTTAATCCCAGGAAATGGGGATTAAGCATCCCCTGCACAGGAAGAAGTTGCAGCTGGCGCTCCGCTCATTCAGCACCAAAGTGAAGGAGACATCATCAGAACTGGATCATATCTGGGTGACACGTATGTATGAAGCCCAGCAGGTGCCATCTTCTAGTGATTAGTCACTCGCCGTTTGGTTTAGCACCTGATGTTACTACAGagaagacagaaataaacaattcaaatCTGGTTTTTGCTCACAGGCTGGCTTGATGATATTGGCTTACCTCAGTACAAGGACCAGTTCAATGAGGGAAGGATTGATGGCAGGATGCTTCAGTACTTGACAGTGGTAAGGCAATCCCCTTGTGTTTCCTGTGGTTAGACAGGAGAAAAAATTAATTGTAATGTCACATCATatccttttttgttgtcatcGTAGTCCTGTGCCTTTTGTCTATTTCACAGAACGACCTTCTGTTTCTGAAAGTCACCAGTCAGCTCCATCACCTCAGCATCAAGTGTGCCATCCACGTACTCCATGTCAACAAGTTCAACCCCCACTGCCTGAAACGCAGGCCAGGGGATGAGGTGAGAGGCTGGGGCTCAGGGCTCTGACTGCTCCCAGTGCTTGTCACCCCACATTTATCCATTCTAATCCATTTATCTAATACatcctggcagaacaaagcactgaagagcaggagaaaaataaagagcTCATGTagaaaatcaaagaaacaggggggaaaaacaaagcaaacaggagTCCTACAGAGCGGTGAGAGGAAGGAGGCTTTGAAAGTCTGATTTTAAATCAATACTCTGTAAATAaccctgtgtgtgcatgtttttttttggtcatcaGAACAAGACATCCCCCTCAGAGGTGGTGCAGTGGTCTAACCACCGCGTGATGGAGTGGCTGCGTTCGGTGGACCTGGCAGAGTACGCCCCCAACCTCAGGGGCAGCGGCGTGCATGGTGGACTGATAgtgagtgcccccccccaattcccccACAGCTATCTACTACGTCCAGCTCTTTTTCAGCTACTACTGTGTCCAAGATCTGTGGCTCAAatatgccatttaaaaaaaaattaaaatgatcttaCAGTAAGATTTTTTACTGGTTTTTTAGTGTTATAGaatcataataaaaatgctGTACTACTCTTATTCGTCTTTGATAagtaatttttttctatttcaagATATCTTaagacaaaacaagaaaaaaatgactttgaaataagaaaaaatataaaagataaacatttaaaaagtattttatgaCTGATAAATCAAATTGACTCTCTGTGCCATTATGGTAATAATTTTGTTATGGGAAATGTTTTCCTGTAAGAAGGTCAATTTTTATGCTTCAagaaaaacagtgacaaaaatgtataaaaatgtgtaaaaaggtTTTGAAGTGAGGCACTCAGGGACTATCTTAGTAGGCACCTCTTAATATGTGCAATACAGTGATGATGTGATAATACTTGTGAACATGAGTTCATTGATCTGACATTATCAGATTATCACCCacataaaatattcttttgtgTGATTAAATAATGTACCAATCTTTCATGACTGATCTCTTACCCTGTTGTGGCATTTCAGATCCTAGAGCCACGCTTTAACTCAGACACATTGGCCATGCTCCTGAACATCCCTCCGCAGAAGACCCTTCTGCGACGCCACCTGGCCACCAACTTCAACACGCTTGTGGGCCCTCAGGCCCAGCAGGAGAAGCGAGAGTACATGGAGTCCTCCGGCTACGCCCCCCTGACCACTACTGCCAAAGTCCGGGTAGGACGTCACGTGGCTTTTCAATATCTCTGAAAAGTTCACAAGGAATGACATGAAGGCTGGTACCAAACCTGATCTCAGAGATGCCTTGACATTCTCACTGTGAAAACTCCTTCACCCCCCATTGAAGTTGCAGACCAGGGTTTATGTGAACTTAAAGAAGGCCAACAGTTGCAGGTACCAGGTTGGCTTTGAGGGGTTAGATTAATTTAACATATTAACAGCTCTGCTGAAATAAGCAAAATATGCActacaataaatgaattaacaGCCTATCTTACttattcatgtaaaatatttagtaTAGCATCCACTGATTGTGTTGCTATCTGTGCAAGGGTGGAGATGGGAGTGGGGAGGGAAATAGTGCATATCAGCTTCATCTTCACAGTTTACCATGTCATTTTCAGCCAAAGAAGTTGGGGTTCTCCAACTTTGGACACTTGAGAAAGAAGAAGCTGGATGATTCCACAGACTACATTTGCCCCATGGACCCAGCCCCATCAGCCATGAATGGGGCCCACCGCCCCTATTCGGGATTCAGGGGACTGAGTCCCATCTTTGACGCAGAGAGACTGGAGCAGGTGGGGCAAAAGAGCTGATATGACTTCACCCATCACCACCAAGCTTGCAGCCAGTAACCTCTCCCTGTGCCATTGTTTTAACCCTCAACACCCTCGACCATGGGCATGAGCAACATTCaggacattttaaaactgattttcaCCGAGAGGTGCATCAATATCCCATGCCCTGATACTGTGGAATCAGCATTTTAGTACAAAACTGAACCATCATCTCTCATCACTTTAATACCAATTTTAATAACAATCATGCTGTCTTATTTAACATGTAtacttttttgtgtattttaagaCTATATAACTACATTTTGTGTCACAAAAGAAATTGAGCTAACTGTATTTTGCAATTTTTGAATCTCATCAGAGTTCACTGTTTAGACAGTTGTGTTATAAACCTGTGCAATATTTGCACACTAAGGGATATATTCAATATTTATGTTGGTTACTTGATAATgtaatggcaaaaaataatatgaaattcTACAACTCTACATGTTTTGACAGAAAATATACAGATCATATAGGTATAAagttacataaatatttttatagtaTGCTGTTGTAATAAGTAAGCATTCTGTCCTTATGTTATTGTAAATAGTATTATCCAAAACCAGACTGGGCTACAGTGattaataaatttaataaaagtgATTGTTGAATAGTCTTTTCTTGCTTGGTGAATCATTCGTTGAAAAATGAAGGTACTATATAGCTCTTAACTCTTTAGAAATAGatacatatgtgtacattttgcaAATAATGTACTGTCATTAGAATCAAAATCTGTTATGGCCAATGTTTCAGCAGGTCTTTCAAACAAATAGCTCAGATGAACTACTTTGGAAAGAAACATGACAGCGCATAATTAACCAATGCCACCATCTAACCTGCTTCCATCAAATGCTCTCGCTGACTGTGCAATGTCCATTTTATGCAAGATGGGCAAATGGCCAATGCATGTTGGAACACAAATATCACACCATGCATCTTGTCTGGGCTCATCCAAAGGTATGACCAgtaactttttttccaaacatcGTTCAGTTCTCTTATGTTACTGCCTTGCAGCATTCACACACGCAGAAAACGTCCAAGTACAGTTACTGACGTTTTTCAGAGCACTGTAAAGTGCACAGTGAATATGCAGAGTGAATATTTAGGATTTACTTGCACTGTGATGTAGCCTAGCCTAAATTGAGCTTGTTGACGCTATAAGATGCTGAGTGTTTTGTTAGAATTACGTTGTAATGGTGACCCTGGCATTGTAGGCGGTGATCACAGAGGGAACGGTACTACAAATAGAGGCACTCTCAGAAGGCATAAACAACCTCACAGTAAGTATAGCCTGTACATAACATGTATCTTCCAACAACACCATAAATAAAACACGTATTAACCACATATCCGCTTTACTAATGTTTcccatttattcaaatgaaacgAGTATTAATTTTTCCTGGTTTTACTTCCATGTTACCATACAGTTTGCTACGTCCTatgatttaatttgaaattacgAGCTAAAGCTCTAAAccagttctttttcttttcaagtcGCATTTAACAGACAGCTACTGGAGGATCCAATGCTACCAGCTAACCCATCCCCTCACACTTCTCGCTTTCAGTACTTGCTAAGCCACGACGAGGTGCTCAAGGAATTGAGGCGTGGGCAAACGGCAACACTCTGAGGACTCGGGCTGATAGCACACCGACTAGACCAAGGAAAACACCCATACCTCATTTTAACAATGAAGCCTCCACCGGCAATTTagacattttattaatgttcCTGTTCTGCGGAGGTGCCACAACAGTTTTCCCGCTTGAAAATCAGCATATGAAGAATTATTGGGCAAGCGAAAAACGTAGGCTGCCCGAAGCTTTACAAATGTCTGCTCGCGCgactccagctccagctcagcAACTGCACCGCGAActcttttgatatttttttttttttactattattaacGTTACCTGGTTAAAATGGAGTTGGGGTATATagaaattttgtatttttagaaaaagTTATACGAAAACTAGGAGTTTACTTTGTTTATTAGAATGCATAATTCAAGtgcaatatatttgaaattaaatCTTCTACAATATAATTACCGgtaatgagttttttttttttttaaataagtaaatactcACACTGAAATCTATTCAAATGACCCACAAGCACACCCTGCCCATTTGAGAGTAGGTTTGTTATTTTGGAAAAGGCAGAAACAGGTTTTCATGTCTACTTGGTGATTTGCAAGTAGTACAGACTTGTTTGCCAATAGGTATTGTCATTAGAATACTAAAGCACTTATGAAAGGGTCCAATCCCAGCCTTCAGGGAGATGGTTCTATGTAAATAAAGAAGATCATTTGAAAGGCAAAAGAGTAGGATCATCAGCAGCAGGTTAAATCCTCAATATGTTTAACAAGGTTCCAGGTTGTGCCTCTGCTTCAGACCAGTCTACATTTTTCAATAGGTATTCCAAGAGAACAGTGGTGCTAGCTGTGTTCCTCCTAACAAAGCTAAAATCAAGAGCAAGGTGGTGCTGGTAAGTTTCATTACTTTGCTTACACGGGGCAAGGAGAGAGGATGTTAATCATATAATTGTACTTGTACATACAGAgtattatttacataaaaaaaaattctgggaAGTGGGAAACATCTTTCTCACCAATGATTGTGTAAAAAGTCTTTTTCTGCTATGGTGCTTGTTTAAAtcctttaaaaattcattttcctATGTTATACCACAGAAGGATGTTACCAAGTTGGGCAGTGCAAAATTAATGAAGGGTATATACTTCCAGTGCATACGGGAAACAACACTCTAAGTGGTTCTTCAAGCATGGGGCAAACAGAAACCAGAGTTGGGGGCAAACCCAGCATATTCAAAGACCTTGTGAGAATAGGGAAACCGCAAGCCCTGGACATCATCCCTCTGTTCAGTGACAGTGTTCAGCTGGCTTCTTCCCGGACACGGGAGTACCTGCTGTTCCAGGACCCAGAGAACAAATTTTTCCCGAGCACCGGTACCCTGAATGAGATCTTCCTGATGACATACATCACCCGAAGCGTGCAGCTACAGATGACCAATGCCTTCAACTGCACGGCCATGACCAAGGAGCAGAAGATCTTGCTGGGGGCCGACTGGGTGTGGGCAGTCATTGAGGCGCCCAGTAAAAACCCAAAGATCCAGGTTGCTGTGCAGGTACTGCACCCATCCGACGGGGAGGATAAGGGTGCTGACGACTTCCCCATGGAGGTCTACACTGAGGCCATGGAAATGGCACGCATGGAGTCAGCCAATAGAACTAAGGCCGAGAGGATGATTGAGTTCTGTTCCTCTATCGGCCAGGACTGCCACGCgctcttcctcttctttggCCGCAAAAATGACCCCAGCAACATCTACGGCGTGCTCAGCAACAACTTCCATGCTGCCATAGGTAGGTGTGCCAGAATTGACCAGACATTCATCGAGAATTTCTTCAAAGGGTCAAAGTCCTTTGTCACGCCAGCCCGGATGCTGCAGGCCATAATCCGAAGGAAGCAAGATGAGCCCCTGACAATGGTCATCAAGTTCACTTGATgccacccctccctcacctcacgCTCTGACTTTGACAAAACAGTGCCCCCCTAAATCCTTCAAACTGGCAGCTGACCACCCAGTGCAGTTAGAACTTTAACTTGCCTGTGTTCATGGTGGTATTGACCCATGGGTCCTGCTTACTGGCATTGTGTGAGAGTGATATTAAGAATGTATGGTCTGTCCTGGCATGGATCCAGAGTGTGAGTTCCAGAGAATGGGCTCTTTTCCATGGGGACCATTATTGCAGACAATGAACAGGATCAGTGATCTAAAGAAATTAGTGTGCACATTTTCTACGGTGTTCACAATGGCAACCTTCAGGCAGCCTGTTGAGGGGAACAAACTATTTTGTGTAAACAGGAGCAATGCTGAGCAAAACTAAATTATTGGAGGCtttgaatatataaatgaatggtACTAACATGAGCTCACAAGAAATGAAATAGacacttcctccttcctcttacattttttaaagtttgtgtttgaatgtaatGTCTttcatataattattatattttctgttgtaGTCATATTAAATTTATGATGTATTATGTGTAGCATTTCCACTGTCAGCGATCATGTGCATCATGTCAATGTTAAattgtatgaaatataaattttaaatcatataattaaaataaagtttatcaAATCAATTATACAATGAATTCTCATTGGTAtaacagtgttgtgtgtgattaCATGTATATTTGAATGGAATCGGATTTTAAGGGAATCAAAGACTTTTCATAAATGGCATGATTAGATAATTGATCTCACCAGCATGACAGTTTAAAAGAACAGTACAATACACATTTGTGTGTcatgacagaggacagaggtgactgaaaaaacagacaattgCTTGTGCTTATGTTCACCCATCTGACAATAATtacttttaaatacaaataagtacaaatttctttttgtatttgcaAAGACTTCTTTGATGATGAAAACTTGTGCAATTAAACTGGACCAAATGAGACTGACATAAATTTTCAGTACTTGATACCTAAATTTTAATATCtgctgccagtttttttttttttttgtacccaATTTTCCAGCTTCGTTTTCCCTTATTCATGAGCTGTGGGCAGTTTTGAATTGATGTTGAAAGCATGGGAGTTATGTGAAATGCGAGTGCTTTACAGTGGCAAGTCATATATAAAGGTAATTCTCACAAACAATGGATCATGGTTGATGTGTCCTTAATAGAAACAATTAGCTCTGTATTAATTGCGTATTACTATGGGAAATGTGCACAATAATAAGCTGACCTGGATAAGGGCACATGCTAGGTAACTGTGTTGTAATAATGGTACTGGAATGTTTGCATTTCCTCTACTAGATGTTGTCAATTTCAGTCTTTG encodes the following:
- the rep15 gene encoding rab15 effector protein; this translates as MGQTETRVGGKPSIFKDLVRIGKPQALDIIPLFSDSVQLASSRTREYLLFQDPENKFFPSTGTLNEIFLMTYITRSVQLQMTNAFNCTAMTKEQKILLGADWVWAVIEAPSKNPKIQVAVQVLHPSDGEDKGADDFPMEVYTEAMEMARMESANRTKAERMIEFCSSIGQDCHALFLFFGRKNDPSNIYGVLSNNFHAAIGRCARIDQTFIENFFKGSKSFVTPARMLQAIIRRKQDEPLTMVIKFT